One part of the Dysidea avara chromosome 10, odDysAvar1.4, whole genome shotgun sequence genome encodes these proteins:
- the LOC136269329 gene encoding uncharacterized protein isoform X2, protein MSSIEDRAANQVFRELRQEIVSFIDLGTIIPLLHKKRWLTLQKLQYLENPRNGLEEAERKQYLVNHSIMGKGLSALQTLLDVLDETSKLYEPHEKLSVKLKQHYQIVFGQISHETLSVGCPSISDSPTVLTDHITASVSSMPDIVPQLSSFLPSQSDITANRSHTESTSSGCRHRSHGTTPVPAYHYYVKVMGKSISSEYLSSSLNNTTTGFKGADSSLVETFEPTEEPPTMYSTKSRVGVTETEQQVERRRAAVNILCSVTSATDDSKCASNVCLSEYDVVSRLQLSSEQLPNMIPMKLILLGSSGVGKTSLIIRFLHKYFWQAAVTIAVDHNRCYVRHLSKQVNISLTLFDTAGQERFDSVCTSYYRDADAVLMVFDMTDQDSLDDVESRWVKKLKQHLPSTDIPVLLVGNKSENHANISRGIRTQAKVMVRQFDFIEFMEASAKDGYEVEAIFEKIISVAVTRLLKLHGDDNTNIITLDSPIFVTRQRRCC, encoded by the exons ATGAGCTCTATTGAAGATCGTGCCGCAAACCAAGTGTTTCGTGAATTACGTCAGGAAATCGTGAGTTTTATAGACTTGGGTACAATTATTCCACTGCTACATAAGAAGCGATGGTTGACTCTACAAAAACTTCAATACCTGGAGAATCCGCGAAATGGTCTCGAAGAAGCAGAAAGAAAGCAATATTTAGTGAATCATTCTATAATGGGCAAAGGTTTGTCTGCTCTACAGACGCTTTTAGATGTACTGGATGAAACATCAAAATTGTATGAACCACACGAAAAACTGTCAGTCAAACTCAAACAACATTATCAAATTGTCTTTGGTCAGATAAGCCATGAAACACTTAGTGTAGGATGTCCTAGCATATCAGACTCACCAACTGTGCTGACAGATCACATTACAGCAAGCGTGTCCAGCATGCCCGATATCGTACCTCAATTGTCCTCTTTTTTACCAAGTCAATCTGATATCACTGCTAATAGATCCCACACAGAAAGCACTTCTTCTGGTTGCCGTCACAGATCACATGGAACAACTCCTGTACCAGCTTATCACTACTATGTAAAAGTAATGGGCAAAAGTATATCTAGTGAATATCTCTCTTCTTCACTCAACAACACTACAACCGGCTTCAAGGGAGCAGATAGTTCTCTAGTAGAGACATTTGAACCAACTGAGGAA CCACCAACCATGTATTCTACTAAGTCTCGTGTTGGAGTTACTGAAACTGAACAGCAGGTGGAAAGAAGAAGGGCAGCAGTCAATATCCTTTGTAGCGTAACTTCAGCTACTGACGATAGCAAATGTGCTAGCAATGTTTGCCTTAGTGAATATGATGTGGTATCAAGGTTACAGCTG TCATCGGAGCAACTTCCTAACATGATTCCCATGAAGTTGATACTGTTGGGTAGCAGTGGAGTAGGAAAGACATCTCTCATAATACGATTCCTGCACAAGTATTTCTGGCAAGCTGCAGTGACT ATTGCTGTTGATCACAATCGTTGCTATGTCCGTCATCTTTCAAAGCAAGTCAACATTTCACTGACCCTGTTTGATACTGCAGGACAAGAAAGATTTGACAGTGTATGCACA AGTTACTACCGTGATGCTGATGCTGTGTTAATGGTGTTTGATATGACTGATCAAGACAGTTTGGATGATGTAGAAAGTCGTTGGGTGAAGAAGCTAAAGCAACACCTGCCCTCTACAGATATACCAGTTTTGCTAGTTGGTAACAAG TCTGAAAATCATGCTAACATCAGTCGAGGGATAAGAACACAGGCTAAGGTGATGGTCAGACAATTTGACTTTATTGAGTTTATGGAAGCGTCAGCAAAAGATGGCTATGAGGTGGAAGCCATTTTTGAGAAGATAATTTCAGTG
- the LOC136269329 gene encoding uncharacterized protein isoform X1: MSSIEDRAANQVFRELRQEIVSFIDLGTIIPLLHKKRWLTLQKLQYLENPRNGLEEAERKQYLVNHSIMGKGLSALQTLLDVLDETSKLYEPHEKLSVKLKQHYQIVFGQISHETLSVGCPSISDSPTVLTDHITASVSSMPDIVPQLSSFLPSQSDITANRSHTESTSSGCRHRSHGTTPVPAYHYYVKVMGKSISSEYLSSSLNNTTTGFKGADSSLVETFEPTEESTGVGLQCGSKPGYVPQRTTYKLNSRQSFSHNEPPTMYSTKSRVGVTETEQQVERRRAAVNILCSVTSATDDSKCASNVCLSEYDVVSRLQLSSEQLPNMIPMKLILLGSSGVGKTSLIIRFLHKYFWQAAVTIAVDHNRCYVRHLSKQVNISLTLFDTAGQERFDSVCTSYYRDADAVLMVFDMTDQDSLDDVESRWVKKLKQHLPSTDIPVLLVGNKSENHANISRGIRTQAKVMVRQFDFIEFMEASAKDGYEVEAIFEKIISVAVTRLLKLHGDDNTNIITLDSPIFVTRQRRCC; the protein is encoded by the exons ATGAGCTCTATTGAAGATCGTGCCGCAAACCAAGTGTTTCGTGAATTACGTCAGGAAATCGTGAGTTTTATAGACTTGGGTACAATTATTCCACTGCTACATAAGAAGCGATGGTTGACTCTACAAAAACTTCAATACCTGGAGAATCCGCGAAATGGTCTCGAAGAAGCAGAAAGAAAGCAATATTTAGTGAATCATTCTATAATGGGCAAAGGTTTGTCTGCTCTACAGACGCTTTTAGATGTACTGGATGAAACATCAAAATTGTATGAACCACACGAAAAACTGTCAGTCAAACTCAAACAACATTATCAAATTGTCTTTGGTCAGATAAGCCATGAAACACTTAGTGTAGGATGTCCTAGCATATCAGACTCACCAACTGTGCTGACAGATCACATTACAGCAAGCGTGTCCAGCATGCCCGATATCGTACCTCAATTGTCCTCTTTTTTACCAAGTCAATCTGATATCACTGCTAATAGATCCCACACAGAAAGCACTTCTTCTGGTTGCCGTCACAGATCACATGGAACAACTCCTGTACCAGCTTATCACTACTATGTAAAAGTAATGGGCAAAAGTATATCTAGTGAATATCTCTCTTCTTCACTCAACAACACTACAACCGGCTTCAAGGGAGCAGATAGTTCTCTAGTAGAGACATTTGAACCAACTGAGGAA AGTACTGGAGTGGGTCTACAATGTGGCTCCAAACCTGGTTATGTACCACAAAGAACCACTTATAAATTAAATAGCAGACAGAGCTTCAGCCACAATGAG CCACCAACCATGTATTCTACTAAGTCTCGTGTTGGAGTTACTGAAACTGAACAGCAGGTGGAAAGAAGAAGGGCAGCAGTCAATATCCTTTGTAGCGTAACTTCAGCTACTGACGATAGCAAATGTGCTAGCAATGTTTGCCTTAGTGAATATGATGTGGTATCAAGGTTACAGCTG TCATCGGAGCAACTTCCTAACATGATTCCCATGAAGTTGATACTGTTGGGTAGCAGTGGAGTAGGAAAGACATCTCTCATAATACGATTCCTGCACAAGTATTTCTGGCAAGCTGCAGTGACT ATTGCTGTTGATCACAATCGTTGCTATGTCCGTCATCTTTCAAAGCAAGTCAACATTTCACTGACCCTGTTTGATACTGCAGGACAAGAAAGATTTGACAGTGTATGCACA AGTTACTACCGTGATGCTGATGCTGTGTTAATGGTGTTTGATATGACTGATCAAGACAGTTTGGATGATGTAGAAAGTCGTTGGGTGAAGAAGCTAAAGCAACACCTGCCCTCTACAGATATACCAGTTTTGCTAGTTGGTAACAAG TCTGAAAATCATGCTAACATCAGTCGAGGGATAAGAACACAGGCTAAGGTGATGGTCAGACAATTTGACTTTATTGAGTTTATGGAAGCGTCAGCAAAAGATGGCTATGAGGTGGAAGCCATTTTTGAGAAGATAATTTCAGTG
- the LOC136269317 gene encoding NACHT, LRR and PYD domains-containing protein 3-like, with the protein MDISQTEQESDGNGDNQPTITLDIIQRCSPVICQHMDPVSLAPYIQQDFLLTAHEMHQFASPNQSPGYKAIYLIQQLQTKHPSSAHKFYNCLLKAKEHSGHTHIAEVLREAALNNDPHSIQQLVTECTGISPFQMPATSTHEPVEQHTQPVSPVQIPPPKKPFLEKDYAHYTGISTYHVAVTSKLHSVEEYRKYLVILYQKIFPAAEKRPYFLPNHFVNLALVTEDECRFGKDTFTDYSIRGSIDDILRMKQSIHYREIFKSEVDKEIDFVVMEGRPGVGKTTLAQKLCREWAEGTNEMFKKYKLVVMVQLRDFSTKDVPTLDDIFYHEGPELKSDVVSQIAKTNGENVLLILEGWDELPLHLREFVKVKRTGASIFIKLVERISLTQATILVTSRHVATKDFHGRLQNRVSRFVEVLGLTSSDIRDYVRQYLQDEAKSSDLIGQLQDRPHIESMCYIPLNCRIVCELFATQKGELPSTITEIYSQLIKSFLQRYFDVDAFISYDDIPKMARPTFYAVCKLAYEGIVNHKLVFSQHEIQDIVGTEFSETFDGFGLFQAVSSFHVYGSTKSFHFNHLTFQEYLAAYHISDIMGQNEQLKLVTEHANSEHLNNVWKFYAGVSKLDNFPIAQVLCSFDMNDPLDKAKLVCHCAYESQNAEVCNLIADRVDSATPQFFSVSAYDCLALSFVIGNSTDREWSVELRSCGMESSHLRMLAKHIKGLQQESLALCRLDLSGNQVGSKGIKYFTECVHAISFIRSLSIRQAFIDTEGIEALSKLVESCPNILSINLDNNKLTNGSSRKLIEVLQSTDTTEFLSISSNNLGIEDASIIGSFLEKTECLKELKLNDNHLESSCIPNLYLGLCDNKSLQCLYLEENDINESGFLILLKTLATSNIKSLYLRKNHIYLQNKNIPRLKEDLLKIHSLHKLDLSFCKMGESVCCLIESLGDNRSLKILNFQDNELTDNNIVLICKSLVSSTVQRMIDIRPNTITDFSCVTKLTDTRNADNWICFTISSHRLIERNILQLKEAVSKNPNLGKVKVIYLKQSISTVPYPENILEDLSLNYCFVRITKLKMLNLEKIKQSGLDFVSCKIQELPDTLKTSNIDFKDVVVLIECKL; encoded by the coding sequence ATGGACATTTCACAAACAGAACAGGAAAGTGATGGAAATGGTGACAACCAGCCAAcaataactcttgatattatacaGCGATGCTCGCCAGTTATCTGCCAGCACATGGACCCAGTTTCTCTTGCTCCATACATCCAGCAAGATTTTCTGTTAACTGCACATGAAATGCACCAGTTTGCCAGTCCAAACCAGAGCCCAGGATACAAAGCCATATACCTTATTCAACAATTGCAAACTAAACATCCCAGCAGTGCCCACAAATTCTACAATTGTTTATTGAAAGCAAAAGAGCACAGTGGTCATACACATATTGCAGAGGTTTTACGGGAAGCTGCTTTAAATAATGACCCTCACAGTATTCAACAGCTAGTAACAGAGTGTACTGGAATATCCCCATTTCAAATGCCAGCTACTAGTACACATGAACCAGTGGAACAACATACCCAGCCAGTGTCTCCTGTACAAATTCCTCCACCTAAAAAACCTTTTTTAGAAAAAGATTATGCCCACTACACTGGTATATCCACGTATCATGTGGCTGTCACTAGTAAACTTCACTCTGTAGAAGAATATCGTAAGTATTTGGTAATTCTTTATCAAAAAATATTTCCTGCTGCAGAAAAGCGCCCATACTTTTTACCaaaccattttgtaaatttAGCTCTAGTAACTGAAGATGAGTGCCGTTTTGGAAAAGATACCTTTACTGACTATTCTATAAGGGGTTCTATTGATGATATATTACGCATGAAGCAAAGTATTCACTATCGTGAAATTTTCAAGTCTGAAGTGGATAAAGAAATAGATTTTGTAGTGATGGAAGGTAGGCCAGGTGTTGGGAAAACTACATTAGCACAGAAGCTCTGTCGTGAATGGGCAGAAGGCACAAATGAAATGTTTAAAAAGTACAAACTTGTAGTAATGGTTCAGTTAAGAGACTTTTCTACAAAAGATGTGCCCACATTAGATGACATTTTCTATCATGAGGGCCCAGAATTGAAAAGTGATGTTGTTAGTCAAATTGCAAAAACTAATGGTGAAAACGTGTTGTTGATTTTGGAAGGCTGGGATGAACTGCCTCTCCATTTACGTGAATTTGTTAAAGTAAAAAGAACTGGTGCATCAATATTCATCAAACTTGTTGAACGTATATCCTTAACACAAGCCACCATCCTTGTCACATCTCGTCATGTGGCCACTAAAGATTTTCATGGTAGATTACAGAATAGAGTTTCAAGATTTGTAGAGGTATTGGGTCTGACATCTTCTGATATTCGAGATTATGTGCGACAATACCTTCAAGATGAAGCCAAGTCAAGTGATTTGATAGGTCAGCTGCAAGATCGTCCCCATATAGAAAGCATGTGTTATATTCCGCTAAATTGCAGAATAGTTTGTGAATTGTTCGCTACACAAAAAGGGGAGCTCCCATCTACTATCACTGAAATTTATTCTCAGCTCATAAAATCCTTCTTGCAACGGTATTTTGATGTTGATGCTTTCATAAGCTATGACGATATCCCAAAGATGGCCAGGCCAACTTTTTATGCAGTTTGTAAACTAGCGTATGAAGGTATTGTTAATCACAAGCTAGTGTTTTCTCAGCACGAAATACAAGATATTGTTGGCACAGAGTTTTCTGAAACATTTGATGGTTTTGGTCTTTTCCAGGCAGTTTCATCTTTCCATGTTTATGGATCCACTAAATCATTTCATTTTAACCATCTAACTTTTCAGGAGTACCTTGCTGCTTATCATATCTCTGATATCATGGGCCAGAATGAACAGCTCAAATTAGTCACAGAACATGCAAATAGTGAGCACTTGAATAACGTTTGGAAGTTTTATGCTGGTGTAAGCAAACTTGACAACTTTCCCATAGCACAAGTATTGTGTAGTTTTGATATGAATGATCCTTTAGATAAAGCCAAGTTAGTTTGCCATTGTGCTTATGAGTCTCAAAATGCTGAAGTATGCAATTTAATAGCTGATAGAGTTGACAGTGCAACACCTCAGTTCTTCTCTGTAAGTGCTTATGACTGTTTAGCTTTAAGTTTTGTCATAGGCAATTCTACTGACAGGGAATGGTCGGTTGAATTGCGATCATGTGGAATGGAAAGCTCTCACTTACGAATGCTTGCTAAACATATTAAAGGACTACAGCAGGAGTCATTAGCTTTATGCCGCTTGGACTTATCAGGAAATCAAGTCGGCAGTAAAGGAATCAAATATTTCACTGAGTGCGTTCATGCAATTAGCTTTATACGAAGCTTATCGATCAGACAAGCATTTATTGATACTGAAGGCATTGAAGCATTGAGTAAGCTTGTTGAATCATGCCCTAATATTTTATCAATTAACCTTGataacaacaaactcaccaatggTAGCTCAAGAAAGTTAATAGAAGTTTTGCAATCTACTGACACTACAGAATTTCTTTCAATTTCATCTAACAATCTTGGCATTGAGGATGCTAGTATTATTGGTAGTTTTCTAGAGAAGACCGAGTGTCTGAAAGAGTTAAAGTTGAATGATAACCACTTGGAAAGTAGCTGCATTCCTAACTTGTATCTAGGACTCTGTGACAACAAGTCTCTTCAGTGCTTGTACTTGGAGGAGAATGACATAAATGAATCTGGTTTTCTAATTTTACTTAAAACTTTGGCAACTTCAAATATCAAATCTCTGTACTTAAGAAAAAATCATATTTATCTACAGAATAAAAATATTCCACGTTTGAAGGAGGATTTATTAAAAATTCATTCACTTCACAAACTTGACTTGTCGTTCTGCAAAATGGGTGAGTCAGTGTGTTGTTTAATAGAAAGCTTGGGTGACAATAGATCATTAAAGATATTGAACTTTCAAGATAATGAACTGACTGACAACAACATTGTTCTTATCTGTAAATCGTTAGTCTCATCTACTGTCCAACGAATGATTGACATCAGACCCAACACAATCACTGACTTCTCTTGTGTTACTAAGCTAACAGACACAAGAAATGCTGATAACTGGATATGTTTTACCATCTCAAGTCACCGATTAATTGAACGTAACATCCTGCAGCTAAAAGAGGCAGTTAGTAAGAACCCTAATTTGGGTAAGGTTAAAGTTATTTATCTTAAACAATCCATTAGCACTGTGCCATATCCAGAAAATATTTTGGAAGATTTATCCCTGAATTACTGTTTTGTACGAATTACAAAGCTTAAAATGTTGAATTTGGAAAAAATAAAGCAAAGTGGACTTGATTTTGTGTCATGTAAAATTCAAGAGCTTCCTGACACTTTAAAGACTAGCAACATTGACTTTAAAGATGTTGTTGTTTTGATTGAATGCAAACTATAA
- the LOC136269331 gene encoding DDB1- and CUL4-associated factor 17-like isoform X1, whose protein sequence is MISKEFSFKHVKLTTALRIREIESSSYKRDRITSAILANLITKTDSTFEYTWMKLSNHGACFGMDRRIYFDNHQSCYYLDGINGAPHLMYTLSPSTTADKIVAVMLYHMHVRSRHPTPEEKENILVALTNDGYLKVMSADTGHVLRSIFLSTITKYRYLSWADYLHSIQVKSVHLQPQQNPCVLTHSQPILAIIIFKTHPIRLAASLVIDKQIFGKDVIDGSIEGGILMIIHSSKKYCFYNFEEIKKNYSVLSSDIGDQVEVNGNWGTIGQAGFGIPITIKLTELPPVIFQSRSSVNVGINFGGVPFVYIHNPRPQQPHQFHVKDLSTSRLIGEISSDYVSLQDDTVGFHDDDYQKILYISGPSLSCYQLVRDSLLGTVEMIKVWERNFAHSISSQQITYSSSGRRIKKASYANFDVEVIVQDTDYENELELLYAVVTQPGYNESVETQLHFIDDKTGSSTKIIPLPEWNENAANTVYYELDVIVHEVKTDNVSNCYLYRLSRPSVDET, encoded by the exons ATGATCTCTAAAGAATTTTCGTTCAAACACGTGAAGCTAACAACAGCGCTACGAATAAGAGAAATCGAGTCGAGCAGTTATAAACGGGACAGAATAACCTCTGCGATACTAGCTAACCTGATTACTAAG ACAGACAGCACCTTTGAGTATACATGGATGAAGTTGTCAAATCATGGAGCCTGTTTTGGAATGGACAG GAGAATCTACTTTGATAATCATCAGAGCTGTTATTACCT AGATGGTATCAATGGAGCTCCACATCTCATGTACACCCTTAGCCCTTCTACTACTGCTGATAAGATAGTGGCAGTCATGTTGTATCATATGCATGTG CGAAGCAGACACCCTACTCCTGAGGAGAAAGAAAACATTCTTGTAGCGTTAACTAATGATGGCTACCTCAAAGTGATGTCAGCGGACACTGGCCATGTCTTAAGGTCGATATTTCTCTCCACAATAACAAAGTATAG GTATTTATCATGGGCGGATTACCTTCACTCTATACAAGTGAAATCAGTTCATTTGCAGCCTCAGCAAAATCCTTGTGTTCTGACCCACTCCCAACCTATACTAGCCATCATCATATTCAAGACTCACCCAATAAGACTCGCTGCAAGTTTAGTGATAGATAAACAG ATATTTGGTAAAGATGTAATTGATGGAAGCATCGAAGGTGGTATATTAATGATCATCCACTCCTCAAAAAAGTACTGCTTCTACAACTTTGAAGAAATCAAAAAGAAT TATTCAGTGTTGTCCAGTGACATAGGAGACCAAGTAGAAGTCAACGGTAACTGGGGCACCATTGGACAAGCAGGATTTGGTATACCTATTACTATAAAATTAACAG AATTGCCTCCAGTAATCTTCCAATCCAGAAGCAGTGTTAATGTTGGAATCAATTTTGGAGGTGTCCCTTTCGTTTACATCCACAACCCCAGACCACAGCAGCCACACCAATTCCATGTCAAGGACTTGTCCACTAGCCGCCTG ATTGGTGAAATTTCCAGTGATTATGTGTCACTTCAAGATGACACGGTTGGTTTTCATGACGATGACTACCAGAAGATATTGTACATTTCAGGACCCTCTCTCAG CTGTTATCAGTTAGTTAGGGACAGCTTGTTAGGGACTGTGGAGATGATCAAAGTTTGGGAAAGAAATTTTGCCCACTCCATATCTTCACAGCAA ATTACATACTCATCGTCTGGACGAAGAATCAAGAAAGCCTCATATGCCAACTTTGATGTGGAG GTGATAGTGCAGGACACAGATTATGAGAATGAGCTAGAACTGTTGTATGCGGTGGTGACACAACCTGGATACAACGAGTCAGTAGAGACACAGCTACACTTCATCGATGACAAAACAGGATCATCAACTAAAATAATACCCTTACCCGAGTGGAATGAA AATGCTGCCAACACTGTATACTATGAATTGGATGTGATTGTACATGAAGTCAAGACGGATAATGTTAGTAACTGTTACTTGTACAGATTGAGTAGACCATCAGTAGACGAAACATAG
- the LOC136269331 gene encoding DDB1- and CUL4-associated factor 17-like isoform X2: MKLSNHGACFGMDRRIYFDNHQSCYYLDGINGAPHLMYTLSPSTTADKIVAVMLYHMHVRSRHPTPEEKENILVALTNDGYLKVMSADTGHVLRSIFLSTITKYRYLSWADYLHSIQVKSVHLQPQQNPCVLTHSQPILAIIIFKTHPIRLAASLVIDKQIFGKDVIDGSIEGGILMIIHSSKKYCFYNFEEIKKNYSVLSSDIGDQVEVNGNWGTIGQAGFGIPITIKLTELPPVIFQSRSSVNVGINFGGVPFVYIHNPRPQQPHQFHVKDLSTSRLIGEISSDYVSLQDDTVGFHDDDYQKILYISGPSLSCYQLVRDSLLGTVEMIKVWERNFAHSISSQQITYSSSGRRIKKASYANFDVEVIVQDTDYENELELLYAVVTQPGYNESVETQLHFIDDKTGSSTKIIPLPEWNENAANTVYYELDVIVHEVKTDNVSNCYLYRLSRPSVDET, translated from the exons ATGAAGTTGTCAAATCATGGAGCCTGTTTTGGAATGGACAG GAGAATCTACTTTGATAATCATCAGAGCTGTTATTACCT AGATGGTATCAATGGAGCTCCACATCTCATGTACACCCTTAGCCCTTCTACTACTGCTGATAAGATAGTGGCAGTCATGTTGTATCATATGCATGTG CGAAGCAGACACCCTACTCCTGAGGAGAAAGAAAACATTCTTGTAGCGTTAACTAATGATGGCTACCTCAAAGTGATGTCAGCGGACACTGGCCATGTCTTAAGGTCGATATTTCTCTCCACAATAACAAAGTATAG GTATTTATCATGGGCGGATTACCTTCACTCTATACAAGTGAAATCAGTTCATTTGCAGCCTCAGCAAAATCCTTGTGTTCTGACCCACTCCCAACCTATACTAGCCATCATCATATTCAAGACTCACCCAATAAGACTCGCTGCAAGTTTAGTGATAGATAAACAG ATATTTGGTAAAGATGTAATTGATGGAAGCATCGAAGGTGGTATATTAATGATCATCCACTCCTCAAAAAAGTACTGCTTCTACAACTTTGAAGAAATCAAAAAGAAT TATTCAGTGTTGTCCAGTGACATAGGAGACCAAGTAGAAGTCAACGGTAACTGGGGCACCATTGGACAAGCAGGATTTGGTATACCTATTACTATAAAATTAACAG AATTGCCTCCAGTAATCTTCCAATCCAGAAGCAGTGTTAATGTTGGAATCAATTTTGGAGGTGTCCCTTTCGTTTACATCCACAACCCCAGACCACAGCAGCCACACCAATTCCATGTCAAGGACTTGTCCACTAGCCGCCTG ATTGGTGAAATTTCCAGTGATTATGTGTCACTTCAAGATGACACGGTTGGTTTTCATGACGATGACTACCAGAAGATATTGTACATTTCAGGACCCTCTCTCAG CTGTTATCAGTTAGTTAGGGACAGCTTGTTAGGGACTGTGGAGATGATCAAAGTTTGGGAAAGAAATTTTGCCCACTCCATATCTTCACAGCAA ATTACATACTCATCGTCTGGACGAAGAATCAAGAAAGCCTCATATGCCAACTTTGATGTGGAG GTGATAGTGCAGGACACAGATTATGAGAATGAGCTAGAACTGTTGTATGCGGTGGTGACACAACCTGGATACAACGAGTCAGTAGAGACACAGCTACACTTCATCGATGACAAAACAGGATCATCAACTAAAATAATACCCTTACCCGAGTGGAATGAA AATGCTGCCAACACTGTATACTATGAATTGGATGTGATTGTACATGAAGTCAAGACGGATAATGTTAGTAACTGTTACTTGTACAGATTGAGTAGACCATCAGTAGACGAAACATAG